One Methylomonas sp. LL1 DNA window includes the following coding sequences:
- a CDS encoding agmatine deiminase family protein produces the protein MIRFPAEWEPQSSVVIAWPHPSGDFTNLPAVEDSYHFIATTISRFQPLIIVCKNGEHQQHIQSLLNHIERIHFVQADYNDIWLRDTVFLSVEWLHPKAKLQLLNFRFNGWGNKYPHAADNALNLALFANPIFKGHPTATLDLVLEGGSVESDGHGTIMTTKNCLFNPNRNPDLSEQAIASQLKNYLGAKRILWVEQDNLAGDDTDAHIDTLARFCDANTIAYTSCDDLDDPHYQSLKNMEAQLKAFKTEAGEPYRLVALPLPKPIADEQGQRLPANYSNFLIINDAVLVPVYDDPMDAVALERLTKCFPERQIIATPCRPLVHQYGSLHCASMQIPEFVTLNI, from the coding sequence ATGATCCGTTTTCCAGCCGAATGGGAACCGCAATCCAGCGTTGTTATTGCTTGGCCGCACCCTAGCGGCGACTTTACCAATCTGCCCGCCGTCGAAGACTCCTATCATTTCATCGCCACTACCATCAGCCGCTTTCAGCCGTTGATCATCGTTTGTAAAAACGGCGAACATCAGCAGCACATTCAATCGTTGTTAAACCATATCGAACGGATTCATTTCGTTCAGGCCGATTACAACGACATCTGGCTGCGTGACACGGTATTTTTGTCGGTGGAATGGCTGCATCCGAAAGCCAAGTTGCAATTGCTGAATTTCCGCTTTAACGGTTGGGGCAATAAATACCCGCACGCGGCCGATAATGCCTTGAATCTGGCCTTGTTCGCCAACCCGATTTTCAAGGGTCACCCGACCGCGACCTTGGATCTGGTATTGGAAGGCGGCAGCGTTGAATCCGATGGTCACGGTACCATCATGACCACCAAGAACTGCCTGTTCAATCCCAACCGCAATCCGGATTTATCGGAACAGGCCATCGCCAGCCAGTTGAAGAACTACCTGGGCGCCAAACGCATTTTATGGGTCGAGCAGGATAATCTGGCCGGCGACGATACCGATGCCCACATCGACACCCTAGCCCGCTTCTGCGATGCCAATACCATCGCCTATACCAGTTGCGACGACCTGGACGATCCGCACTATCAAAGCCTGAAAAACATGGAAGCGCAGTTAAAGGCTTTTAAAACCGAAGCTGGCGAACCGTATCGTCTGGTCGCCCTACCCTTGCCGAAACCGATTGCCGACGAACAAGGCCAGCGTCTGCCGGCCAATTATTCCAACTTCCTGATTATCAACGACGCAGTGCTGGTACCGGTATACGACGACCCCATGGATGCCGTGGCCTTGGAACGCCTGACAAAATGCTTTCCCGAACGCCAAATCATCGCCACGCCCTGCCGGCCGCTGGTGCACCAATACGGCAGTTTGCATTGCGCCAGCATGCAAATCCCTGAATTTGTAACTTTAAACATATAG
- a CDS encoding cation:proton antiporter domain-containing protein: protein MIELVWIGTAYLMGLLASRLMFPPLVGYLIAGYVLYASGFGPLTALPHIADIGIELLLFTVGLKIKPSSLIRSEVLSVGGWHLLIVTGVSALMFFWLGQHITGGLVLGVSLGFSSTVLAIKVLEDNGELSSFHGRDVLSILILQDLIAIALLAYAEGSHPTPWALELLLIPFLRPIAHRLLEISRDQELKLLLGVTMALAGGVFAEHLGISADIGALLTGVMLGGHGKTEDIAHKLWSLKELFLVAFFLQIGLTELPNRQQALTALALLAWLPLQGGLFFLLFIMAGLRARTAFVSSLALTTYSEFALITTEAVVNSGLLAPEWKAIISLAVAGSLAVAAPLNRYSHILFSWLEPVLTRFERKRRQPHPDRIPESLGVAEWLIVGMGRTGVSAYMALHGQDKRIVGFDADPTVVEMHLAHNRRVVYGDSEDSELWSGLPLDRIKGVILTLPDFDLRCSSVTQLRNRGFRGKIGAICYYNDEQEELMRLGASFVIHPLIEAGNQMAKQMLEAD, encoded by the coding sequence ATGATTGAATTAGTCTGGATCGGCACCGCCTATTTAATGGGTTTACTGGCCAGCCGCTTGATGTTTCCACCCCTGGTAGGCTATCTGATTGCCGGCTATGTTTTGTATGCCAGCGGTTTCGGCCCGCTGACCGCCCTACCGCATATCGCCGACATCGGTATCGAATTACTGTTGTTCACGGTAGGGCTAAAGATCAAGCCCAGTTCGCTGATACGCAGCGAAGTGCTGAGCGTCGGTGGCTGGCACTTGCTGATCGTCACCGGCGTTTCGGCGCTGATGTTTTTCTGGCTCGGCCAACATATTACCGGCGGCTTGGTTCTGGGAGTAAGCCTGGGATTTTCCAGCACCGTGCTGGCGATCAAGGTATTGGAAGACAACGGCGAACTATCGTCGTTTCATGGCCGGGATGTGCTCAGTATTTTGATCTTGCAGGATTTGATCGCCATTGCGCTGCTGGCCTATGCCGAGGGCAGCCACCCCACGCCATGGGCACTGGAATTATTGCTGATACCGTTTCTGCGCCCCATCGCCCATCGATTGCTGGAAATCAGCCGCGACCAGGAACTGAAACTGCTATTGGGTGTCACGATGGCGCTAGCCGGAGGCGTATTCGCCGAGCACTTGGGCATTTCGGCGGACATCGGTGCGTTACTGACCGGCGTGATGCTGGGAGGACACGGCAAAACCGAAGATATTGCCCACAAATTATGGAGTTTGAAAGAACTTTTTCTAGTCGCATTCTTTCTGCAAATCGGCCTGACCGAACTACCCAATCGACAACAAGCGTTAACCGCGCTGGCTCTGCTAGCCTGGTTGCCGCTACAAGGCGGGTTGTTTTTTTTATTGTTCATCATGGCCGGTTTACGCGCCCGCACCGCTTTCGTCTCTTCGCTGGCATTAACGACATACAGTGAATTCGCCTTGATCACCACCGAAGCCGTGGTCAATTCCGGCCTGTTGGCGCCGGAATGGAAAGCCATTATCAGCCTGGCAGTCGCGGGCTCCCTAGCCGTCGCCGCACCGTTGAACCGGTATTCGCACATCTTGTTTTCCTGGCTAGAACCGGTATTGACCCGCTTCGAGCGCAAAAGGAGGCAGCCTCATCCGGACCGCATCCCTGAGTCGCTTGGCGTGGCCGAATGGCTAATCGTGGGCATGGGACGCACCGGGGTTTCGGCTTACATGGCCTTACACGGACAAGATAAACGGATAGTCGGCTTCGATGCCGATCCCACCGTGGTGGAAATGCATCTGGCGCATAATCGCCGCGTGGTCTATGGCGATTCGGAAGATAGCGAGTTATGGAGCGGTTTACCGCTGGATAGGATAAAAGGTGTGATTTTAACTCTGCCGGATTTTGATTTGAGATGCTCTTCGGTCACCCAGCTCAGAAATCGGGGCTTCCGGGGCAAAATCGGCGCCATCTGTTATTACAACGACGAACAAGAAGAACTGATGCGCTTGGGCGCAAGCTTTGTGATTCATCCGTTGATCGAAGCCGGTAATCAGATGGCCAAGCAGATGCTGGAAGCGGACTAG
- a CDS encoding PilZ domain-containing protein produces MEADKRSHKRFNPEGLAAHIIIDPPPPDEEIIIDGLVVDMSYSGIKIRLQHPLGHEVLEAELRISIVLPESGVPVSIHGMIKHVQEQHECGLQYADRHSEDELDSLMFECVKYAPCLNEE; encoded by the coding sequence GTGGAAGCCGATAAACGCAGTCACAAACGATTTAATCCCGAGGGACTTGCCGCACACATTATTATTGATCCGCCGCCGCCGGACGAGGAAATTATCATCGACGGCCTGGTGGTCGATATGAGTTATAGCGGTATCAAAATCAGATTGCAGCATCCATTGGGGCATGAAGTATTGGAAGCCGAGCTCAGAATTTCCATCGTGTTACCGGAGTCCGGGGTGCCGGTTTCGATACATGGAATGATCAAGCATGTGCAGGAGCAGCATGAATGCGGCTTGCAATATGCCGATCGGCATAGCGAGGACGAACTGGATAGCTTGATGTTTGAATGCGTCAAATATGCTCCCTGTTTGAATGAGGAATGA
- a CDS encoding histidine phosphatase family protein: protein MSSICKPTVIDFLRHGEVQGGDYFRGVTDDPLTDHGRRQMFNQCGVEQWQAVVSSPLRRCASFASSWGQAHQVAVEMDSGLMEINFGDWEGQTAERINYLYPNLLQAFYDDPACFTPPNAESYTCFVGRIQNAWERLLINHAGQRVLVVTHAGVIRVLFSLLLSIPPRQSFQIEVPHACLTRFSCFDDVVGRFVQLNFHKPV from the coding sequence ATGAGTTCGATATGCAAACCGACAGTCATCGATTTTCTGCGCCATGGCGAAGTTCAGGGCGGCGATTATTTTCGTGGTGTCACCGACGATCCCTTGACTGATCATGGTCGGCGGCAAATGTTTAATCAGTGCGGGGTGGAACAGTGGCAGGCCGTAGTCAGTTCCCCCTTGCGGCGCTGTGCGTCTTTTGCTTCGTCATGGGGTCAAGCTCATCAGGTAGCGGTGGAGATGGATTCAGGCCTGATGGAAATCAATTTCGGCGATTGGGAAGGACAAACGGCGGAGCGGATAAATTATTTATATCCTAATTTGTTACAGGCGTTTTATGACGATCCGGCCTGTTTCACCCCTCCCAATGCGGAAAGTTATACCTGTTTTGTCGGGCGGATTCAGAATGCTTGGGAGAGACTGTTGATCAACCATGCAGGGCAAAGGGTGTTGGTGGTGACGCATGCCGGGGTAATACGGGTCTTGTTTTCATTGTTGCTATCTATCCCGCCTCGGCAGAGTTTTCAGATCGAAGTGCCTCATGCCTGCCTGACCCGGTTTAGTTGTTTTGACGATGTCGTCGGCAGATTTGTGCAACTAAACTTTCATAAGCCGGTTTGA
- a CDS encoding DMT family transporter gives MATTTLSPLSHRNALIGFGLAALAAIGFSTKAILVKLAYYDPVDALSLLALRMLFSAPFFLIVALTHVGRNNATRLHGKDYLAVLVLGLLGYYLSSLFDFIGLQYISAGMERLILFLYPTFVVLISALFLGKAFGRKEIIAMLLSYAGIGVVFLDELNVQSEHLLMGAGFVFASTLTYAAYLIGAGETIARIGASRFTAYAMLVACVATVLQFLLTHPPQALLLPIRVYRLSLVMAVLSTVLPVFMLSAAIRLIGSSRTSLIGMIGPVSTLFMAGYFLGEQLTVRQIVGAALVMAGVLSLTLK, from the coding sequence ATGGCAACAACCACACTATCTCCATTATCACATCGCAACGCCTTGATTGGCTTTGGCCTGGCGGCCTTGGCCGCGATTGGTTTCTCGACCAAGGCGATTCTGGTCAAACTGGCATATTACGATCCGGTCGATGCCTTGTCGCTGCTGGCTCTACGCATGTTGTTTTCCGCGCCTTTTTTTCTGATCGTCGCCTTGACTCATGTCGGTCGGAACAACGCCACGCGATTGCATGGCAAGGATTATCTGGCGGTTCTGGTGTTGGGTTTGTTGGGCTATTATCTGTCCAGCCTGTTCGATTTCATCGGTTTGCAATACATTTCGGCCGGGATGGAGCGGTTGATTTTGTTTCTGTATCCGACATTCGTGGTGTTGATATCGGCCCTGTTTCTCGGCAAGGCTTTCGGTAGAAAGGAAATCATCGCGATGTTGCTCAGCTACGCCGGTATCGGAGTGGTGTTCCTGGATGAACTGAATGTGCAGTCCGAGCATTTGTTGATGGGCGCAGGGTTTGTGTTCGCCAGCACCTTGACCTATGCGGCCTATCTGATTGGTGCCGGCGAGACCATTGCCCGTATCGGTGCTTCGCGTTTTACCGCCTATGCGATGCTGGTCGCCTGCGTGGCGACGGTATTGCAATTCCTATTGACCCATCCGCCTCAAGCTTTATTGTTGCCTATTCGCGTTTATCGGTTGAGTCTGGTGATGGCCGTCCTGTCGACGGTATTGCCTGTGTTCATGTTATCGGCGGCCATTCGGTTGATCGGTTCCAGCCGCACCTCGTTGATCGGTATGATAGGACCGGTGTCAACTCTGTTCATGGCCGGATATTTTCTCGGCGAACAATTGACGGTTAGGCAAATCGTGGGCGCCGCGCTGGTTATGGCTGGGGTATTAAGCCTGACCTTGAAATAA
- a CDS encoding phosphate/phosphite/phosphonate ABC transporter substrate-binding protein, whose amino-acid sequence MSFMFTVSPDFTPDHLSGWYIFNTWLQKHTDLAIHLEMYNDFQSQREAIQADKIDLIYANPFDAAMLVREKGFLPLVKAEGESDEAIIVVNSASTVNDVADFEPGTRVAFTDDPDVRLMGMIMLEPGDLSNENIVPVPVDNYVLVAKHLLRGDADVGIFLAEAYDGMSAMIKKQLKVLVRSQISVIHHGLMIGPRLRDRRTEIQQLLIDMHKEEKGPGVLTSLGFHSWQKVDDEEMEFMIDLMDTLNT is encoded by the coding sequence ATGTCTTTCATGTTCACCGTCAGCCCTGATTTTACCCCTGACCATCTTTCAGGCTGGTATATCTTTAATACCTGGCTGCAAAAACATACGGATCTTGCTATCCATTTGGAAATGTACAACGACTTTCAAAGTCAACGAGAGGCTATCCAGGCCGATAAAATCGACTTAATTTATGCCAATCCCTTCGATGCGGCGATGTTGGTCAGGGAGAAGGGGTTTTTACCTCTGGTCAAGGCGGAGGGCGAATCCGATGAAGCCATTATCGTGGTTAACAGCGCTAGCACTGTTAATGATGTGGCCGATTTTGAGCCGGGCACGCGCGTGGCTTTCACCGATGATCCCGATGTACGGTTGATGGGCATGATCATGTTAGAGCCCGGTGATTTGAGTAATGAAAATATCGTCCCGGTACCAGTGGATAATTATGTGTTGGTCGCCAAGCATTTGTTGAGAGGCGATGCCGATGTCGGCATTTTTCTGGCGGAAGCCTATGACGGCATGTCGGCCATGATTAAGAAGCAGCTCAAAGTGTTGGTCAGAAGTCAGATCAGCGTCATTCACCATGGCTTGATGATAGGGCCAAGGCTGCGGGATAGGCGGACTGAAATTCAACAATTGCTGATTGATATGCACAAGGAAGAAAAAGGTCCTGGAGTATTGACGAGTCTCGGCTTCCATTCCTGGCAAAAAGTGGATGATGAAGAAATGGAATTTATGATTGATTTGATGGATACCTTGAATACTTGA
- a CDS encoding class I adenylate cyclase yields MTPRFPPIHLGAPGEEISKKDLHAVSQRFKNFNQSRLQRMRDLLQKRQHDFLNLLPLLFHQNHPLLPGFVSLETPAGIPDYIPSKQAIDTAKQFSKGFVYKRKALRNYPIHGIFLMGSVASMAFSKESDIDIWLCHGPNLSATELDELTQKTELVEKWALSLKLEVHFFLLDSEQFKRGENAPLSAESSGETQHYLLLEEFYRTSVYIAGRVPVWWLVPPHQEKNYPQYVAHLLENRFISESEVLDFGGLQDIPLSEFVSATLWHIYKSLSSPHKALLKLFLMESYAVEFPAPQWLCLSMKQAIYRGDFSVDTLDPYLLIYNKVDDYLRQAGSKHRLNLARECFQIKIMGITAASLDSNVRQLHDDFMGMIAQRWQWPEDLLDSLTSQKYWDIKKASTEHNVIRDQLQQCLRIILKITGNPIDHPDQNDDLKLLSRKLRAFLDLRPGKVEVLTTRSMVYAKPEIWSIVEISPTDSPTIWCLYDGRVSSSSVRPEMAIKQGDNLLELLCWAVVNGLYRKDINLQLHSQSMNIPDSDLGRLLAELHAFLSKYLPNKETGLEVYAQPNRLLASLLLVNWGEVLSIDANQQQFMMSERSDPLSYGEGRHCFVQSIQKLSVSHWGEVTLQHYLGLEGIFACLTEIFNQTARPLSIDRLQVICYTRGRGRSIALRIETIFNRLLACFADQPLRNVSRYLLAAGNGYCCFKFQNKALGFYFLENNNQLLQELSSPQAQFSPVVFDDYVLEQTYIPFLYKHNLADILQIFYHATGKHVAVYVLDEKGALFVRQHAGANPQHILIHYCVFIKTLQLEAKLPEALTIRCYEIQKNSTGVVSCQTVQVKQGTSVLDLRVRIVADRSEGVAVYCNERKFAIVDSESYRAVKNHILSFRKSHEDYPFHITEIDVPCQLLGINDFDHAQSVHYLNYKQKIEEKLNI; encoded by the coding sequence TTGACTCCCCGCTTTCCACCGATACACTTGGGCGCGCCTGGCGAAGAGATCAGTAAAAAAGATCTGCATGCGGTTTCTCAGCGTTTCAAAAATTTCAATCAGAGCCGCCTGCAACGGATGCGAGATTTGCTGCAGAAAAGGCAGCATGATTTTTTGAATTTATTGCCTTTGCTATTCCATCAAAATCACCCGTTGTTACCGGGCTTTGTATCTCTGGAAACACCGGCCGGAATACCCGATTATATACCCAGCAAACAGGCTATCGATACGGCCAAGCAGTTTTCCAAGGGATTTGTATATAAACGCAAGGCTCTTAGGAATTACCCAATACACGGTATTTTTTTAATGGGTAGCGTTGCTAGCATGGCGTTCTCCAAGGAAAGTGATATTGATATTTGGCTGTGCCATGGGCCCAATTTATCGGCTACCGAGTTGGATGAGCTAACACAGAAAACCGAGCTGGTTGAAAAATGGGCATTATCGTTAAAGCTCGAAGTACATTTTTTTCTGTTGGATAGCGAACAATTCAAAAGAGGCGAAAACGCTCCGTTGTCCGCCGAAAGCAGTGGCGAGACTCAGCATTATTTGCTGTTGGAAGAGTTTTACCGTACCTCGGTCTATATCGCCGGGCGGGTGCCGGTCTGGTGGTTGGTGCCACCGCATCAGGAAAAAAACTACCCGCAATATGTAGCGCATTTGTTGGAAAATCGATTCATCTCCGAATCGGAAGTATTGGATTTTGGTGGTCTGCAAGATATTCCCCTGTCGGAGTTTGTCAGTGCCACGCTTTGGCATATTTATAAATCGTTGAGTTCGCCGCATAAGGCACTATTAAAGTTATTTTTAATGGAAAGTTATGCGGTTGAGTTTCCCGCGCCGCAATGGTTGTGTTTGTCGATGAAACAAGCCATTTATCGGGGGGATTTCAGCGTCGATACTCTCGATCCTTATTTGTTGATATATAACAAGGTTGACGACTATTTGCGCCAAGCCGGCTCGAAACATCGGCTTAATTTGGCTAGGGAATGCTTTCAGATCAAAATCATGGGTATTACCGCCGCGTCATTGGATAGCAATGTGCGTCAGTTACATGATGATTTCATGGGCATGATCGCCCAACGCTGGCAATGGCCGGAGGATTTGCTGGATAGTTTGACTAGCCAGAAATATTGGGATATCAAAAAAGCCAGCACTGAGCATAATGTGATTCGCGATCAGCTTCAGCAATGTTTGCGGATTATTTTAAAAATCACCGGCAACCCGATCGATCATCCCGATCAAAACGATGATTTGAAGCTGTTGAGTCGCAAACTGAGGGCTTTTCTGGATTTGCGTCCGGGTAAAGTCGAGGTGTTGACCACTCGGAGCATGGTGTACGCCAAGCCTGAAATCTGGTCGATTGTGGAAATATCGCCGACCGATTCGCCGACAATTTGGTGTTTATATGATGGCCGAGTATCCTCCTCATCGGTGCGTCCCGAGATGGCGATCAAGCAAGGCGACAATCTGTTGGAGCTGTTGTGTTGGGCGGTAGTCAATGGCCTGTACCGTAAAGATATCAATCTGCAGTTGCATAGCCAAAGCATGAATATACCCGATAGTGATTTGGGTCGGTTACTGGCGGAATTGCACGCTTTTTTATCAAAATACCTACCAAACAAAGAAACCGGACTGGAGGTTTATGCGCAACCCAACCGGTTGTTGGCGTCGTTGTTGCTAGTGAATTGGGGCGAGGTGTTGTCGATAGATGCCAATCAGCAACAATTTATGATGAGCGAGCGCTCCGATCCGTTGAGTTATGGCGAGGGCCGGCATTGTTTTGTTCAGAGTATCCAGAAACTGTCGGTTTCGCATTGGGGGGAAGTCACCTTGCAGCATTACTTGGGGCTGGAAGGTATTTTTGCTTGTCTGACCGAAATCTTCAATCAAACCGCCAGGCCATTGTCGATCGATAGATTACAGGTCATTTGTTATACCCGAGGCAGAGGGCGCAGCATTGCACTAAGAATAGAAACCATCTTTAATCGATTACTGGCTTGTTTTGCCGATCAGCCGTTGCGGAACGTGAGCCGCTATCTGTTGGCGGCCGGTAATGGATATTGCTGTTTTAAATTTCAGAATAAGGCCCTAGGTTTTTATTTTCTGGAAAACAATAATCAGCTATTACAGGAGTTATCCAGTCCGCAGGCCCAGTTTTCGCCGGTGGTTTTCGATGACTATGTGTTGGAGCAAACCTATATTCCGTTTTTGTATAAACATAATCTGGCCGATATTCTGCAGATTTTTTACCATGCCACCGGTAAGCATGTGGCGGTCTATGTCCTTGACGAGAAAGGGGCATTGTTCGTACGCCAGCATGCGGGAGCTAATCCGCAGCATATATTGATACATTATTGCGTGTTTATCAAAACGCTCCAACTCGAGGCAAAATTGCCCGAGGCATTGACGATCAGATGCTACGAAATTCAAAAGAATTCCACTGGCGTGGTGTCCTGTCAGACTGTTCAGGTTAAACAAGGCACGAGTGTGCTGGACTTGCGGGTACGCATCGTTGCCGACCGCTCGGAAGGGGTTGCGGTGTATTGCAATGAGCGCAAATTTGCCATCGTCGATAGTGAGTCCTATCGGGCGGTAAAAAACCACATACTGTCTTTCAGAAAAAGTCACGAGGATTACCCGTTTCATATCACCGAAATCGATGTGCCTTGCCAATTGCTGGGTATTAATGATTTTGATCATGCGCAAAGTGTGCACTACCTCAATTACAAGCAAAAAATTGAAGAAAAATTAAATATTTAA
- a CDS encoding CstA-like transporter-associated (seleno)protein, giving the protein MYESIKAGFARLQALWRNLNGDTDYQRYLEHWHSHHVSEQVQPLNRKAFFAAETQRKWNGVKRCC; this is encoded by the coding sequence ATGTACGAGTCGATAAAAGCCGGTTTCGCCCGGTTACAGGCACTCTGGCGTAATTTGAATGGTGACACGGATTATCAGCGTTATCTTGAGCATTGGCATAGTCATCATGTGTCCGAACAGGTTCAACCACTTAACCGGAAGGCTTTTTTCGCGGCGGAAACACAGAGGAAGTGGAACGGCGTCAAACGTTGTTGCTAG
- a CDS encoding PAS domain-containing protein, with protein sequence MIADMKAEDIVGDFQEVTLQLYGSINRKVLFTQIETPYPDGKLIVSTTSPEGIITHVNRAFVEMSGYTEEELIGSPHSILRHPDMPPAAFKDLWDTIGRGEKWQGYVKNLRKDGGYYWVKATVIPNIRAGKVVGYTSVRRKPSRTKVDECIQLYPTLF encoded by the coding sequence ATGATCGCTGATATGAAGGCTGAAGATATTGTTGGAGATTTTCAGGAGGTAACCCTGCAATTATATGGCTCCATCAACCGAAAAGTTTTATTTACCCAGATAGAAACTCCTTATCCGGACGGAAAGCTGATCGTTTCCACAACCTCGCCGGAAGGAATCATTACCCACGTCAATCGGGCCTTCGTCGAAATGTCAGGATATACGGAAGAGGAATTGATTGGCTCTCCCCATTCTATACTCAGACATCCGGATATGCCGCCAGCGGCGTTCAAGGACTTATGGGACACCATAGGCCGAGGCGAAAAATGGCAGGGTTACGTGAAAAATCTACGCAAGGATGGCGGCTATTATTGGGTAAAAGCTACCGTGATTCCGAATATCAGAGCTGGGAAGGTGGTGGGTTATACTTCGGTGCGTCGTAAACCATCGCGTACCAAGGTTGACGAATGCATCCAACTTTATCCAACACTTTTTTAA
- a CDS encoding carbon-nitrogen hydrolase: MKKSIIACAVQQPCNRGRETNLAYSISQIEQAAKQNADLVVLPELHLDHYFCQSEDTDCFDMAQAIPGPTCETLSAVAKTNKVVIVSTIFEKRAPGLHHNTAVVFDKDGGIAGTFRKMHIPDDPGFYEKFYFTPGDLGFTPIQTSIGKLGVLICWDQWYPEAARLMALAGADLLIYPTAIGWNPDDEQDEKQRQLDAWITVQRGHAVANGIPLIACNRIGFEAAPDHANGIQFWGNSFIAGPQGEFLTHADDQQDTLLITTLDPNRSEQVRRIWPFLRDRRIDDYGNLVKRYID; this comes from the coding sequence ATGAAAAAATCCATTATTGCCTGCGCCGTCCAACAACCTTGCAATCGCGGCCGGGAAACCAATCTGGCCTACTCGATCAGCCAAATCGAACAAGCCGCGAAACAGAATGCCGATCTGGTGGTGTTACCGGAACTGCATCTGGATCATTATTTTTGCCAAAGCGAAGACACCGATTGTTTCGATATGGCTCAAGCCATCCCCGGCCCGACCTGCGAGACTTTGAGCGCAGTCGCCAAAACCAACAAGGTTGTCATTGTCTCGACCATCTTCGAAAAACGCGCGCCGGGGCTGCATCACAACACGGCGGTGGTGTTCGACAAGGACGGAGGCATCGCCGGCACCTTCCGCAAAATGCACATTCCGGACGACCCCGGTTTTTACGAAAAATTTTACTTTACCCCCGGCGATCTGGGCTTTACCCCAATCCAGACCTCGATCGGCAAGCTCGGCGTGTTGATCTGCTGGGATCAATGGTATCCGGAAGCCGCCCGTCTGATGGCTTTGGCGGGCGCGGATTTGTTGATTTATCCCACCGCGATCGGTTGGAATCCCGACGATGAACAGGACGAAAAACAACGGCAACTCGATGCCTGGATAACCGTGCAACGAGGCCACGCCGTCGCCAACGGCATCCCGCTGATTGCCTGCAATCGCATCGGTTTTGAAGCCGCGCCGGATCACGCAAACGGCATCCAGTTCTGGGGTAATAGCTTCATCGCCGGGCCGCAAGGCGAATTTTTGACCCATGCCGACGATCAACAGGACACTTTGCTAATTACCACTCTCGATCCGAACCGGAGCGAACAGGTACGGCGCATCTGGCCTTTTTTGCGTGACCGGCGTATCGATGACTACGGCAATTTGGTAAAGCGCTATATCGACTAA
- a CDS encoding roadblock/LC7 domain-containing protein — MKADLLTSVLNELNGTSADIEASGVISTDGLMMASVLPSGMDEDRVGAMSAAMLSLGDRTAQELNRGNLEQVLIKGRHGYVLMTYAGQEAVLTVLAKPNAKLGLIFLDVKRAAESISEML, encoded by the coding sequence ATGAAAGCTGACTTGTTAACATCGGTTTTAAACGAGCTGAACGGTACATCGGCGGATATTGAAGCGTCGGGCGTGATTTCCACGGACGGCCTGATGATGGCTTCGGTATTGCCGTCCGGCATGGATGAGGATAGGGTTGGGGCCATGAGTGCGGCGATGTTGTCGTTGGGCGACAGAACCGCACAGGAATTGAATCGAGGTAACCTAGAGCAAGTGTTGATCAAGGGTCGACATGGCTACGTGCTGATGACTTATGCCGGTCAGGAAGCGGTATTGACCGTGTTGGCAAAGCCAAACGCCAAGTTGGGTTTGATTTTTCTGGATGTAAAACGGGCGGCGGAAAGCATTTCCGAAATGCTGTAA